A single genomic interval of Halobacillus halophilus DSM 2266 harbors:
- the hemW gene encoding radical SAM family heme chaperone HemW, producing the protein MNIPSAYIHIPFCQQICHYCDFTKFFYNEKLADEYLEALEKEIHTYVPGEKAVVQTIFVGGGTPTVVTHKQLRKLLDMIHNHFDIASCEEYTFEANPGDLDLEKVQMLKDYGVNRISLGVQVFDDDMLEKIGRVHRVKDVYTNIDRLLQVGLSNVSIDLMYALPGQSVKDFEKTIDEALQFGLPHYSSYSLQIEPKTVFYQRYNKGTLVKPPEEDEAQMYEMLQEKLAANGVQQYEISNFAKPGFESKHNLTYWNNEYYYGIGAGSHGYLPGKRTINIRPLPAYVKQAMENGKPVLHEEPIGVKEQMEEEMFLGLRKTSGVSLTRFREKYNRDAEEVFGEAFPSLKKRGLIEQQSDKIHLTPRGRILGNEVFQEFLIDD; encoded by the coding sequence ATGAATATACCTTCCGCTTATATTCACATCCCTTTTTGCCAGCAGATTTGTCATTACTGTGACTTTACAAAGTTTTTTTATAACGAGAAACTCGCTGATGAATATTTGGAAGCGTTAGAAAAGGAAATACACACTTACGTACCTGGAGAAAAAGCTGTAGTACAAACTATTTTTGTCGGCGGTGGCACACCTACTGTTGTGACCCACAAACAGTTGAGGAAGCTCCTTGATATGATTCATAATCATTTTGATATAGCTTCTTGCGAAGAATATACGTTTGAAGCAAATCCAGGAGATCTGGATCTGGAGAAAGTACAAATGCTGAAAGATTATGGAGTGAACCGAATTTCCTTAGGTGTTCAGGTTTTCGATGATGACATGCTTGAAAAAATTGGTCGTGTCCATCGAGTGAAAGACGTGTACACCAATATTGATCGTCTCCTGCAGGTAGGGTTATCTAACGTGAGCATTGATCTCATGTATGCTCTTCCCGGGCAAAGTGTTAAAGATTTTGAAAAGACGATTGATGAGGCTCTTCAATTCGGTTTACCCCACTACTCCTCTTACTCGCTGCAAATTGAACCTAAGACGGTGTTTTATCAGCGTTATAATAAGGGTACTCTAGTGAAGCCCCCTGAAGAAGATGAAGCCCAAATGTATGAAATGCTTCAGGAGAAGCTCGCGGCAAACGGTGTCCAGCAGTATGAGATCAGTAATTTCGCAAAACCCGGGTTTGAAAGCAAGCATAACCTGACATACTGGAATAATGAATATTATTACGGAATCGGAGCTGGATCACATGGATACCTTCCAGGCAAAAGAACGATTAATATACGTCCGCTTCCCGCGTATGTAAAACAAGCAATGGAAAACGGGAAACCAGTTCTTCATGAGGAACCCATAGGTGTGAAAGAGCAAATGGAAGAGGAAATGTTTCTGGGCCTCAGAAAAACGTCCGGGGTTTCATTAACAAGATTTCGTGAAAAGTACAATCGTGACGCAGAAGAAGTGTTTGGAGAGGCTTTTCCATCTTTGAAAAAAAGAGGATTAATTGAGCAGCAAAGTGACAAAATTCATTTAACTCCACGTGGACGGATACTGGGAAATGAAGTATTTCAAGAATTTCTTATTGATGACTAA
- a CDS encoding 16S rRNA (uracil(1498)-N(3))-methyltransferase yields the protein MQRYFVKGSSWENERLWITGEDVHHISRVMRMDKGDKLIGIHPELGPAICEISEVTSNHVECWVEEWLEENRELPVQVSIVQSLGKGDKLEQVVQKGTELGAFTFIPYQAERSVAKWDEKKAEKKIQRLQKIAKEASEQSERIRIPEIHSLLSFQELIHLTKEYDWCILAHADEARRKSYRPLASILEMIKPDDRVLVVFGPEGGFSEKEVSDLVSAGFLTVRLGPRILRMETAPLYFLSTLSYHFEERGKNS from the coding sequence ATGCAGCGTTATTTTGTAAAAGGATCTAGTTGGGAAAACGAGCGCCTGTGGATTACAGGAGAAGATGTGCATCATATTTCTCGAGTCATGCGCATGGATAAAGGAGACAAGCTGATCGGAATTCACCCGGAACTTGGACCGGCTATATGCGAAATTTCAGAAGTAACGTCCAATCATGTAGAATGCTGGGTAGAGGAATGGTTAGAGGAAAATCGTGAACTTCCCGTTCAGGTAAGTATCGTGCAAAGCCTTGGTAAAGGGGACAAGTTAGAGCAAGTCGTTCAAAAAGGAACGGAACTTGGAGCCTTCACATTTATTCCTTATCAGGCTGAGCGATCAGTGGCTAAATGGGATGAAAAAAAGGCAGAAAAGAAAATTCAACGGCTGCAAAAGATTGCTAAAGAAGCTAGTGAGCAATCGGAAAGAATTCGTATTCCCGAGATTCATTCTCTATTGTCCTTTCAAGAGCTCATTCATTTAACTAAAGAATATGACTGGTGTATCCTGGCACATGCAGATGAAGCACGTCGCAAATCATATAGACCGCTCGCCTCTATATTAGAAATGATAAAGCCGGACGATAGGGTTCTGGTCGTTTTTGGACCAGAGGGGGGTTTTTCTGAAAAAGAGGTTAGTGATTTAGTGAGTGCAGGCTTTTTGACGGTGCGCCTTGGTCCGAGAATTCTTCGTATGGAAACGGCGCCTTTATATTTCCTATCCACTCTTTCTTATCATTTTGAGGAAAGAGGAAAGAATAGCTGA
- the lepA gene encoding translation elongation factor 4, whose protein sequence is MTSQYNQDRVRNFSIIAHIDHGKSTLADRILEKTKALTQREMKEQFLDAMDLERERGITIKLNAVQLNYAANDGEDYTFHLIDTPGHVDFTYEVSRSLAACEGAILVVDAAQGIEAQTLANVYLALENELEIIPVINKIDLPGADPDRIKQEIEDVIGIDASNAILASAKEGVGIDEILERIVSDIPAPAGEAKAPTKGLIFDSLYDSYRGVIAYTCVREGSIKVGDKIKMMATGKEFEVNEVGVFRPTPTPLKQLQVGDVGYLTASIKNIGDSRVGDTITLANNPAKEPLPGYKKMNPMVFCGMYPVDASKYNDLRDALERLELNDSSLQYEAETSQALGFGFRCGFLGMLHMEIIQERIEREYKIDLITTAPSVIYKVKLTDGEEKEVDNPSMMPENQTLEEVQEPFVKATIMVPNDYVGPVMEICQRKRGNFMDMQYLDDNRVNIVYEIPLSEIVYDFFDSLKSQTKGYASFDYELIGYRSSNLVKMDILLNGDTIDALSFIVHRDFAYERGKLIAEKLKNLIPRQQFEVPVQAAIGTKIVARTTIKAMRKNVLSKCYGGDISRKRKLLEKQKEGKKRMKMVGSVEVPQEAFMSVLDLSED, encoded by the coding sequence TTGACTAGTCAATATAATCAGGATAGAGTCCGCAACTTTTCGATTATTGCCCATATTGATCATGGGAAATCAACGCTTGCTGACAGAATCCTTGAAAAAACAAAAGCATTAACGCAAAGAGAAATGAAGGAACAGTTTCTTGATGCGATGGATTTAGAAAGAGAAAGAGGCATTACGATCAAGTTGAATGCTGTTCAGCTTAACTATGCAGCTAATGATGGAGAGGATTATACTTTTCATTTAATTGATACACCAGGCCATGTCGATTTTACATATGAGGTGTCCCGTAGCTTAGCTGCTTGTGAAGGTGCTATTCTAGTGGTTGACGCCGCTCAGGGTATTGAAGCCCAGACCCTGGCGAATGTTTATCTGGCCTTAGAGAATGAGCTGGAAATTATTCCAGTTATTAATAAGATTGATCTTCCAGGAGCTGACCCTGATCGGATTAAGCAGGAGATAGAAGATGTGATTGGCATCGATGCGTCTAATGCTATATTAGCTTCAGCGAAAGAAGGAGTAGGGATCGATGAAATTTTAGAACGTATCGTTTCCGACATCCCTGCACCTGCAGGAGAAGCTAAAGCTCCAACCAAGGGACTGATATTTGATTCTCTTTATGATTCCTATAGAGGAGTTATTGCCTACACGTGTGTACGCGAGGGATCTATTAAAGTCGGCGACAAGATCAAAATGATGGCAACAGGAAAAGAATTTGAAGTAAATGAGGTTGGCGTGTTCCGACCGACACCAACCCCTTTAAAACAATTACAGGTAGGTGATGTCGGTTATTTAACCGCTTCTATAAAAAATATTGGAGACTCGCGAGTAGGGGATACCATAACCTTAGCTAATAATCCTGCCAAAGAACCGCTTCCAGGTTACAAAAAAATGAATCCAATGGTTTTCTGCGGAATGTATCCGGTAGATGCTAGTAAATACAATGATTTAAGAGATGCTCTTGAACGTCTTGAACTAAATGATTCCTCTTTACAATATGAAGCCGAGACTTCTCAGGCTTTAGGATTTGGTTTCCGCTGTGGTTTTCTGGGAATGCTCCATATGGAAATTATTCAGGAGCGGATTGAGCGCGAATATAAAATCGATTTGATTACAACGGCACCGAGTGTAATTTATAAAGTTAAACTTACCGATGGGGAAGAGAAGGAAGTGGATAACCCATCCATGATGCCGGAGAACCAAACCCTTGAAGAAGTACAAGAGCCTTTCGTAAAAGCAACCATAATGGTTCCTAATGATTATGTTGGGCCTGTCATGGAAATTTGTCAGCGGAAACGCGGGAATTTCATGGATATGCAATATCTGGATGATAATCGCGTTAATATTGTATATGAAATTCCACTCTCAGAAATCGTTTATGATTTCTTTGATTCCTTGAAGTCTCAGACTAAAGGGTATGCTTCTTTCGATTACGAACTGATTGGATACCGTTCTTCTAATTTAGTTAAGATGGATATCCTGTTGAACGGAGATACGATTGATGCTTTATCGTTCATCGTTCACCGTGATTTTGCTTATGAACGTGGAAAACTGATTGCTGAAAAACTGAAGAACCTCATTCCCAGGCAGCAGTTTGAAGTCCCTGTTCAAGCAGCAATTGGAACTAAAATTGTTGCCCGTACAACGATTAAAGCGATGCGTAAAAACGTACTCTCCAAATGTTACGGAGGCGACATTTCCCGTAAGCGTAAACTTCTTGAGAAACAAAAAGAAGGTAAAAAACGCATGAAAATGGTTGGTTCGGTAGAAGTTCCTCAAGAGGCCTTCATGTCCGTGCTGGATCTGAGTGAAGATTAA
- the grpE gene encoding nucleotide exchange factor GrpE — protein MEESKQQNQEIIDETNEENQTADEEAEVVEESSELEQLREEKEEAQNRLLRLQADYDNFRRRTQKEREADRKYRSQSLVEELIPVMDNFERALQVEVDGDASQKFVEGIKMVYQQFHSALEKEGVEEIASQGEEFDPHLHQAVMQVEDENFGSNIVVEELQKGYRLNDRVIRPAMVKVNQ, from the coding sequence GTGGAAGAAAGTAAGCAGCAGAATCAAGAAATTATTGATGAAACGAATGAAGAAAATCAAACAGCTGATGAAGAAGCAGAAGTAGTAGAGGAAAGCTCTGAATTGGAACAGCTGCGTGAGGAAAAAGAAGAAGCGCAGAACCGTTTGCTTCGTCTTCAAGCTGATTATGATAATTTCCGACGCCGTACTCAGAAAGAAAGAGAAGCGGATCGGAAATATAGATCCCAAAGCTTAGTTGAAGAGTTAATTCCTGTAATGGATAACTTCGAAAGAGCTTTGCAGGTTGAAGTAGATGGAGATGCATCTCAGAAATTTGTAGAAGGTATCAAAATGGTATATCAACAGTTCCACAGTGCTCTTGAGAAAGAGGGAGTGGAAGAGATTGCATCTCAAGGAGAAGAGTTTGATCCTCATCTCCACCAGGCCGTGATGCAAGTCGAAGATGAAAACTTTGGCTCCAATATTGTAGTAGAAGAACTGCAAAAAGGGTATCGGCTAAATGATCGGGTTATCCGCCCGGCTATGGTAAAAGTAAATCAGTAA
- the prmA gene encoding 50S ribosomal protein L11 methyltransferase: protein MKWSEFCIHTTNEAIEPISNILHESGASGVVIEDPQDMMKGQTDLGEIYELNPEDYPEEGVYVKAYLPMNSFLGETIEGIKQSINNLHEFGIDVGRNVVTLSEVQEEDWATAWKKYYKPVKISERITIMPTWEDYTPVSSDEIIIEMDPGMAFGTGTHPTTVLSIQALEQYLQKDDLVLDVGTGSGILSVASVLLGASHVHAFDLDDIAVKSTMINAELNGVENQVSAKLNNLLEGVEQEADLIVSNILAEIIVRFTDDAFKVVKPGGYFITCGIISGKKEMVLERLKSSGFDIVETNKMEDWISIIARKPESR from the coding sequence ATGAAATGGTCTGAATTTTGTATTCATACAACTAATGAAGCGATCGAACCAATATCCAATATTTTACACGAATCAGGAGCCAGCGGAGTCGTAATTGAAGACCCGCAGGATATGATGAAAGGCCAGACTGATTTGGGAGAAATTTATGAATTGAACCCTGAAGATTATCCTGAAGAAGGAGTCTATGTTAAAGCTTATTTACCTATGAACAGCTTTTTGGGGGAGACGATTGAGGGAATTAAGCAATCTATAAATAACCTCCATGAGTTTGGGATAGATGTGGGAAGAAATGTAGTAACCCTTAGCGAGGTTCAGGAAGAGGACTGGGCGACAGCCTGGAAAAAGTATTACAAGCCGGTTAAGATCTCTGAAAGGATTACCATTATGCCGACATGGGAAGATTATACTCCTGTTTCCAGTGATGAAATAATCATCGAAATGGATCCCGGTATGGCTTTCGGGACAGGTACTCATCCAACAACTGTTCTTAGTATCCAGGCTTTGGAACAGTATTTACAAAAAGACGATTTAGTATTGGATGTAGGGACAGGTTCTGGAATATTAAGTGTCGCCTCTGTTTTATTAGGGGCAAGCCACGTTCATGCTTTTGATCTGGATGATATTGCAGTAAAAAGTACCATGATTAATGCCGAGTTGAATGGGGTTGAAAATCAAGTTTCCGCTAAGCTTAATAATCTTCTTGAAGGAGTCGAACAGGAAGCGGATCTGATTGTTTCTAATATACTGGCTGAAATTATCGTTCGGTTTACGGATGATGCTTTTAAAGTCGTTAAACCTGGAGGATATTTTATTACGTGCGGAATTATATCTGGTAAAAAGGAAATGGTGCTGGAACGTCTGAAAAGTTCCGGTTTTGATATTGTGGAAACGAATAAAATGGAAGACTGGATCAGTATTATTGCCAGAAAGCCAGAATCAAGGTGA
- the dnaJ gene encoding molecular chaperone DnaJ, with product MSKRDYYEVLGVSQDASKDEIKKAYRKLARKYHPDVSEEENASEKFKEAKEAYETLSDQQKRAQYDQFGHQDPNQGFGGFGGGQDFGGFGDIFDMFFGGGGRQRDPNAPRKGADLQYTMTLQFEEAIFGKSTDVEIPVEEACDTCDGSGAKPGTTPDTCPHCEGSGQINQEQNTPFGRVVNRRVCHYCQGSGKIIKDKCQTCGGDGRVTKRNKIHIDIPAGIDEGHQIRVQGKGEAGVNGGPAGDLFVVIRVQPHEFFQREGDHIFCEIPLTFAQAALGDEIEVPTVHGKVMLKIPAGTQTGKTFRLKEKGAPNVHGRGQGDQHVKMKIITPKNLTERQKELLREFNDISGNDATEEQHGNFFERMKRAFKGD from the coding sequence GTGAGTAAACGCGATTATTATGAGGTGCTGGGTGTATCCCAGGATGCCTCTAAAGACGAAATTAAAAAGGCTTACCGAAAACTAGCACGAAAGTATCATCCTGATGTTAGTGAAGAGGAGAATGCTTCCGAGAAATTTAAGGAAGCGAAAGAAGCGTACGAAACATTAAGTGACCAGCAAAAACGTGCTCAGTACGATCAGTTTGGTCATCAGGATCCTAACCAAGGATTTGGTGGTTTCGGAGGCGGTCAAGACTTTGGCGGCTTTGGAGATATTTTCGATATGTTCTTTGGCGGTGGTGGCCGTCAGCGTGACCCAAACGCTCCACGTAAGGGTGCTGACTTACAATACACCATGACTTTACAATTCGAAGAAGCCATATTTGGTAAAAGTACTGATGTAGAAATTCCAGTGGAAGAAGCCTGCGATACTTGTGATGGTTCTGGTGCTAAACCAGGTACTACGCCAGACACGTGTCCACACTGTGAAGGCAGTGGGCAAATCAACCAGGAGCAGAACACACCGTTTGGCCGCGTAGTTAACCGCAGAGTATGTCATTACTGTCAGGGAAGCGGTAAAATTATTAAAGATAAATGTCAAACTTGCGGCGGTGATGGCCGGGTGACAAAACGTAATAAAATTCATATTGATATCCCGGCAGGTATCGATGAAGGTCATCAAATCCGTGTCCAAGGAAAAGGTGAGGCAGGAGTAAATGGGGGACCTGCAGGCGATCTGTTTGTAGTGATCCGCGTTCAGCCTCATGAGTTCTTCCAGCGCGAGGGCGACCACATCTTTTGTGAAATCCCGTTGACTTTTGCACAAGCAGCCCTTGGTGATGAGATTGAAGTCCCAACCGTTCACGGAAAAGTTATGCTTAAGATTCCAGCAGGTACTCAAACTGGTAAAACATTCCGTTTGAAAGAAAAAGGTGCTCCAAATGTTCATGGTCGCGGTCAAGGAGATCAGCACGTGAAAATGAAAATTATCACACCGAAAAATCTTACAGAACGGCAAAAAGAACTGCTGCGTGAGTTTAATGATATTAGCGGAAACGATGCTACAGAAGAGCAGCACGGTAACTTTTTTGAACGCATGAAGCGCGCCTTTAAAGGTGACTGA
- the spoIIP gene encoding stage II sporulation protein P produces MPKYKKWKRKRPHIIRLWSKWLVAGTAVLILLFIGIGLLTGAKTTYRLYSDTIQEWTTQLKGSSFIYLFEMENRTFSGAHPDENRIPGLSTLAFKLLTSLTPNDPRSLLGREIPGLSFYNSQIIIAGEGTNFATLPIESEPPLDVDHKGEEGDVEEKQQDSPEGNQTIKEDRVFISHTHNTESFYPHLPDRSTAYDGKVNITLVGKRLAESLENEGIGAMVDLTDVASILKQKGMKHYQSYDAMRPVIKEAMSQNESLQYYFDLHRDSLPRENTTVNIDGKEYARFIFVIGAEHSQYEQNLKFASDMHKLLESKYPGISRGVITKKGSGVDGVYNQDLDPNLIVVEFGGVENNLDELYRSADVMAEVFSEYYFNAEKVSNDS; encoded by the coding sequence ATGCCTAAGTACAAAAAATGGAAAAGGAAACGTCCCCATATCATAAGGTTATGGTCCAAATGGCTGGTCGCAGGGACGGCTGTATTGATTTTGTTGTTTATAGGCATAGGTTTGTTAACGGGTGCTAAAACAACTTACCGTCTGTATTCGGATACAATACAAGAATGGACAACACAACTAAAAGGGAGTTCGTTTATTTACTTGTTTGAAATGGAAAATCGAACATTTTCAGGAGCTCATCCTGATGAAAACCGTATTCCGGGCTTATCAACTTTAGCATTCAAACTTTTGACAAGCTTAACGCCTAATGACCCAAGGAGTCTGCTTGGGCGCGAAATTCCTGGTCTATCATTTTATAACAGTCAGATCATTATAGCTGGGGAAGGTACAAACTTTGCAACCCTTCCTATAGAGTCAGAACCCCCGCTGGACGTAGATCATAAGGGGGAGGAAGGAGATGTGGAGGAGAAGCAGCAGGATTCACCTGAAGGTAATCAAACGATTAAAGAAGATCGTGTATTCATTTCCCATACTCATAACACGGAATCCTTTTACCCTCATTTGCCTGATCGTTCAACTGCTTATGATGGGAAAGTAAACATTACGCTTGTAGGTAAGCGGCTGGCAGAGAGCTTAGAAAACGAGGGGATAGGTGCAATGGTCGATCTTACTGATGTGGCTTCTATCTTAAAACAAAAAGGAATGAAGCACTATCAGTCCTATGATGCGATGAGACCTGTAATCAAGGAAGCTATGAGCCAGAATGAGTCGCTTCAATATTACTTTGATCTTCATCGGGACAGCCTTCCTAGAGAGAATACTACCGTCAACATCGATGGAAAAGAATATGCGCGCTTTATCTTTGTTATTGGAGCTGAACATAGTCAGTATGAACAAAATTTAAAATTCGCGTCTGATATGCATAAGCTTTTGGAAAGTAAATATCCAGGAATTAGCCGTGGAGTTATTACGAAGAAAGGTTCTGGAGTGGATGGAGTATATAATCAGGATCTCGATCCTAATCTAATCGTGGTAGAGTTCGGAGGAGTAGAAAATAACCTGGATGAATTGTATCGATCTGCAGATGTAATGGCAGAGGTGTTCAGTGAATATTATTTTAACGCCGAGAAAGTATCGAACGATTCTTAA
- the dnaK gene encoding molecular chaperone DnaK has protein sequence MGKIIGIDLGTTNSCVAVMEGGESKVIPNPEGNRTTPSAVAFKNGERQVGEVAKRQAITNPNTILSIKRYMGTDHKVEVEGKEYTPQEVSAIILQYIKNYAEDYLGDTVDKAVITVPAYFNDAERQATKDAGKIAGLEVERIINEPTAAALAYGIDKEDQDQTILVYDLGGGTFDVSILDIGEGTFEVVATAGDNRLGGDDFDQVIIDHMVAEFRKENGIDLSQDKMAKQRLKDAAEKAKKDLSGVAQTQISLPFITAGEAGPLHLEMNLTRAKFEELASDLIERSMKPTRQAMKDAGMSASDIHKVLLVGGSTRIPAVQEAIKKEVGKDPSKGVNPDEVVALGASIQGGVLQGDVKDVVLLDVTPLSLGIETMGGVTTKLIERNTTIPTSHSQVFSTAADNQTAVDIHVLQGEREMAQDNKTLGRFQLTDIPPAPRGVPQIEVSFDLDANGIVNVRAKDMGTNKEQSITIKSSSGLSDEEVEDMVRQAEENAEEDKKKREAIELRNEADQLIFTTDKTIKDLGEQVSEEEKQKAETAKEELQTALEGEDQEAIKEKKDALQEQVQALSVKLYEQAQQQAEAQQGQEGEADEDVVDADYEEVNDDENKK, from the coding sequence ATGGGTAAAATTATTGGAATTGATTTAGGTACAACAAACTCTTGTGTAGCTGTAATGGAAGGTGGAGAATCAAAAGTTATCCCTAATCCAGAGGGTAACCGTACGACTCCATCAGCCGTTGCTTTTAAAAATGGGGAGCGTCAAGTAGGGGAAGTAGCTAAGCGTCAAGCAATCACAAACCCTAACACAATTCTTTCCATCAAACGTTACATGGGTACAGATCACAAAGTAGAAGTAGAAGGAAAAGAGTACACTCCACAGGAAGTTTCTGCTATCATCCTTCAATACATCAAGAATTATGCAGAAGATTACCTGGGAGACACAGTAGATAAAGCGGTTATTACTGTACCTGCTTATTTCAATGATGCTGAACGTCAAGCTACGAAAGATGCTGGTAAAATTGCAGGTCTTGAGGTTGAGCGTATTATTAACGAACCTACAGCAGCAGCACTTGCTTATGGTATTGATAAAGAAGATCAAGACCAGACAATCCTTGTCTATGACCTTGGTGGCGGTACGTTCGACGTATCTATCCTGGACATTGGCGAAGGTACATTTGAAGTTGTAGCTACTGCCGGTGACAACCGTCTTGGTGGTGACGATTTTGACCAGGTTATCATCGATCACATGGTAGCTGAATTCAGAAAAGAAAATGGTATTGATCTATCTCAAGATAAAATGGCTAAGCAGCGCTTGAAAGATGCCGCTGAAAAAGCGAAAAAAGATCTATCTGGTGTAGCTCAAACTCAGATTTCTCTTCCATTTATCACAGCTGGAGAGGCTGGACCGCTTCACCTTGAAATGAATCTGACACGCGCTAAATTCGAAGAACTTGCATCTGATCTAATTGAGCGTTCTATGAAGCCGACTCGTCAAGCTATGAAAGATGCTGGCATGAGTGCTAGTGACATTCATAAAGTACTTCTTGTTGGTGGTTCTACACGTATTCCTGCCGTTCAGGAAGCGATCAAGAAAGAAGTAGGTAAAGATCCGTCTAAAGGTGTAAACCCTGATGAAGTGGTAGCACTTGGTGCTTCTATTCAAGGTGGAGTTCTTCAAGGCGATGTGAAAGATGTTGTCCTTCTAGACGTGACACCACTTTCTCTTGGTATTGAAACTATGGGTGGAGTTACGACTAAACTGATCGAACGTAATACAACGATCCCAACTAGCCATTCACAAGTGTTCTCCACAGCTGCTGATAACCAAACAGCGGTTGACATCCATGTCCTTCAAGGTGAACGTGAAATGGCCCAGGACAACAAAACACTAGGACGTTTCCAACTAACCGATATTCCACCGGCTCCACGCGGTGTGCCTCAAATCGAAGTTAGCTTTGATCTTGATGCAAACGGAATTGTAAATGTTCGTGCGAAAGATATGGGTACGAATAAAGAACAGTCCATTACTATTAAATCCTCTTCAGGTCTTTCTGACGAAGAAGTAGAAGATATGGTTCGCCAGGCTGAAGAAAATGCTGAAGAAGACAAGAAAAAACGTGAAGCGATCGAGCTTCGCAATGAAGCTGACCAACTTATCTTCACAACTGATAAGACGATCAAAGATCTTGGTGAGCAAGTAAGCGAAGAAGAAAAACAAAAAGCTGAAACAGCTAAAGAAGAACTTCAGACTGCCCTCGAAGGTGAAGACCAAGAGGCGATTAAAGAGAAGAAAGATGCTCTTCAAGAACAAGTTCAAGCTCTATCTGTGAAGCTTTACGAGCAGGCTCAGCAGCAAGCGGAAGCACAGCAAGGCCAGGAAGGCGAAGCTGATGAAGATGTTGTGGATGCTGATTATGAAGAAGTTAACGATGACGAGAACAAAAAATAA
- the hrcA gene encoding heat-inducible transcriptional repressor HrcA codes for MLTERQLLILQVIIDDFILTAQPVGSRSIAKKDAVTFSSATIRNEMADLEEMGYIEKTHSSSGRVPSEKGYRFYVDHLLAPLRLSNKEIVTIREAFDDKMLEFERVVQKSAGILSDLTNYTSIILGPEVFETKLKQLQIVPLNDQSAIAILVTNTGHVEHRAFNVPVEINPSNLEKMVNILNSRLQGVPLVKLHEKLHTEISDLLKTHTDQHEQAFSYLQAALLDDHSTKLYIGGKTNILMQPEFRDLDKVRSLYATIEQENDIADLLRSGEEGINVRIGQENPFDAMQNCSLITASYKLSNNQIGTIALLGPTRMEYNRMFSLMNVLSKHMTETFKGWY; via the coding sequence ATGTTAACTGAAAGACAATTGCTCATTTTGCAAGTGATTATTGATGATTTCATTCTGACTGCACAACCTGTGGGGTCGCGGTCAATTGCTAAAAAAGATGCTGTAACGTTTAGTTCAGCTACAATTAGAAATGAAATGGCAGACCTTGAGGAGATGGGATATATTGAAAAGACCCATTCTTCTTCTGGACGAGTTCCATCTGAGAAGGGCTACCGTTTTTATGTGGATCACCTTCTTGCTCCTTTACGTCTGTCGAACAAAGAAATAGTGACTATTAGGGAAGCCTTCGACGACAAGATGCTTGAATTTGAGAGAGTCGTGCAGAAATCTGCCGGTATTCTGTCAGATTTAACAAATTATACGTCCATTATTCTTGGTCCTGAAGTGTTTGAAACCAAATTAAAACAGCTCCAGATCGTTCCTTTGAATGATCAATCGGCGATTGCTATTCTGGTTACCAATACAGGTCACGTGGAACATAGAGCGTTCAACGTTCCTGTGGAAATAAATCCTTCAAACCTTGAAAAAATGGTTAACATTTTAAACAGTCGTCTTCAAGGTGTGCCCTTAGTGAAGCTGCATGAAAAGCTGCATACTGAAATTAGTGATTTGCTCAAGACCCATACGGACCAGCATGAACAGGCATTCTCTTACTTACAGGCTGCTCTTCTGGATGATCATAGCACTAAGCTTTACATTGGTGGTAAAACGAACATTCTGATGCAGCCCGAATTTAGGGACCTCGATAAAGTACGTTCTCTCTACGCTACGATCGAGCAGGAGAATGATATCGCAGATTTACTGCGTTCAGGTGAGGAAGGGATTAATGTACGAATAGGTCAGGAAAATCCTTTTGATGCGATGCAGAACTGCAGCCTGATCACAGCTAGTTATAAACTAAGCAATAACCAAATAGGTACTATTGCTTTGTTAGGTCCCACACGTATGGAGTACAACCGGATGTTTTCATTAATGAATGTTTTATCTAAACACATGACGGAAACGTTCAAAGGGTGGTACTAA